In Pseudomonas sp. PDNC002, the DNA window TGAGGCTCTGGGACAGATAGAGCATGTTCACCGGGATCAGGCCTTCCTTGATCTCAGAACCAGGGCGGCGGAAGGCGGATACGTCGATGGGGTTGATGGCGTTGATGCTGTTGCCGATGAAGGTGCTTTCACCCCAGCTCACCACCTGCTTGCCCAGGCGCACGGTGCCGGGCAGTTCGGCGATGGAATAGTTGTAGTAGCCGAAGGCGTCGAGCAACTGAGCGCCGGAAGACTTGGCGCCTTCCTTGCGGCCATCGTCGGAGATCGGCTTGAACTCCACGCTCTCGTCCTTCAGGCGGAAGTCGTACCAGTATTTGCCCCGGGTGAAGACGCCGAAGTCCCCATACTTCAGTTCAAGGTCGTGGATGCCCTTGAAGATCTTCGAGAAGGTATGGCCCTTGCGGAAGTTCTGCCGGCCATCGTCGTTGGTCTGGGTCATCCCGTGGCCGCCGTTGGCGGAACCAATGAGGTCCTCCTTCGGACTCTGGGTGCTCCAGCTGGCCCCCACGGACAGGCTGGAGTCGAACTGACCCTCGATTTCCCCGATGTTGAAGTTGATTGCCTGAGCCTGGGTGGCGCATCCCAGGGCGACAGCAGTGGCGAGTAGTTGCGGTTGGAAGAATCCGCGCCTTGTTTTTGTTGTCATGCGGCTCTCCTGACGGTGTCTAGGTGGCCTTACCCTACTGAGCGACCTGACGGGGAGTAAGCGCTCCAAGGTGGTATTTGGCGTGTCGCCCGAAAGAGTGAATCCCCCCTCTGGCGCGGGCCCTGGCGAGCGATATTGGTGCAGGCGATAACGGATCATCGAGATCGTGGATAGTGCCGGTGCAACCCGAATCGGATTGGTACTACCCGAGCGGCGCGCTCTGGGGCATTCTTTGCAGCCTATGCACGCCATCAACCAACGCCCCACCGACAGCCACCTCACCGAGCAGACCCGCGAGGTGGTGCTGCGCTACCACGAATGCTGGAAGCACCGCGACCTCGACGCGGTGCTCGCGCTCTATCATTCCCAGGTGCAGTACAACGACTTCTTCCAGAACCGCACCCTGCGTCATGCCGACCTGCGCGACTACGTGCAGGGCACCATGCCCAGCCGCCCGGAAGAGTTCCTCGACCACATCGACCGCATCCGCGTGGACGGCGACACCGCCTTCATCCAGTACCGCATCGCGGTCACGCTGAGCGGCCGGCTGGCGACCTTCCATTCCAGCGAAGCCATCACCGTGCGCGACGGCCTAATCTGGCGCATCAACGAGTACGCCTCGGTGGTTCGCGAAGGCAGCGAAAGCCGTGCCCAGTCCGTCGATCCGCGCCCGGCCACCAGCCGCCTGGGTCTATCGCCGCGCCAGCTCAGCCAGTTGGCCAGCGACCTGGAGGACTACTTCAGCAAGAGCCAGCCTTACCTCGCGCCGGACCTCGACCTGACCCAGGTGGCCACCGCCACTGGCTACACGCGCAACCAGATTTCCTACCTGCTCAACCAGGTGATGGGCCTGAGCTTCTACCAGTACGTCAACCAGACGCGCCTCAAGCACCTGATCGACCAGTTGCGCCCGCCGCTGCCCTCGCGCATCGACGAGCTGGCCTTTTCCGCCGGCTTCAACTCGCTCTCGGCCTTCTACCGCTGCTTCCGCCAGCAGACCGGCCAATCCCCCCGCGAGTACCTGAAGCGCCTGCGCGAAGAGCAGGAAAACGCCTGATTCGCCTCTGCCGGCGGGTACGCGAGCAATCCTCGCGTACCCGCGCACACGACAGAACACCGCGCCACTTCTAGGCTTGCCGACATTCCCCCTTCTTCCTTTTGGAGTCGTCTATGTCGGCATGGCGTCATATCAGTCTGTGGATGAACCAACTGGACGATGATCTCGTCCCGCGGCCATCCCTGCAGGGCACCCTGGACGTCGATGTGGCCATCGCCGGCGCCGGTTACACCGGCCTGTGGACCGCCTACTACCTGAAGTTGCGCGCGCCGCAGCTGAAGATCGCCATCGTCGAGGCGGAAACCGCCGGCTTCGGCGCCTCCGGTCGCAATGGCGGCTGGCTGATGGGCAACATGCTCGGCGAAGACCGCCTGCTCGCCGGGCTATCGCCCGAGCAACGCCGCGCGTCCTACGACCTGCTGCACGACATCCCCGACGAAGTGGCCCGCGTGCTCGAGCGCGAAGGCATCGACTGCGACTACCGCAAGGCCGGCGTGCTCTACACCGCCGCGCGCTACCCGGAGCAGGAAACCCGCCTGCGCGAGTATCTCGCCCACCTGCACGCCGAAGGCCTGACCGAGGACGACTACCGCTGGCTGAGCAAGAGCGAGCTGGACGAGCAGTTACGCATTCCCAGCTCGCTGGGCGCCATCCACACCCCGCACTGCGCCACCATCGATCCGGCCAAGCTGGTCCGTGGCCTGGCCCGCGCCGTCGAGCGCCAGGGCACGCCGATCTTCGAAAAGAGCCGCGTCACCCACTGGGCGCCGGGCCTGCTGCGTACTGACCAGGGCGAACTGAAAGCGCAATGGATAGTGCCGGCCATCGAAGGCTACGCCGCCGACCTGCCGCCGCTGGGCAATTACCAGTTGCCGGTACAGAGCCTGCTGGTGGCCACCGAGCCGCTACCCGAATCGGTGTGGGCGGAGATCGGCCTGGACAAGGGCCAGGCCTTCAGCGAATTCAGCCGCCAGGTCACCTACGGCCAGCGTACCCCGGACAATCGCCTGGCCTTCGGCGCCCGCGGCGGCTATCGGTTTGGCGGCAAGCTGCGCACCGACTTCAGCCTGACCAACGATGAAGTGGAGCTGCGCCGCTACCTGTTCAGCGAGCTGTTCCCGCAACTCAAGGATGTGCGCATCACCCACACCTGGGGTGGCAACCTCGGCATGTCGCGACGCTTCCATCCGCACATGCTGATCGATCGTCGCAACGGCATCGCCCTCGCCGGCGGCTACGGCGGCGAAGGTGTCGGCGCCACCAACCTGGGCGGCCGCACCTTGGCCGACCTGATCCTCGGCCAGGACACTCCTCTCACCCGCCAGCCCTGGGTCATCAACGACCGCAGCGTGCAGCAAGGCCTGCGCGGCTGGGAGCCGGAGCCGTGCCGCTGGCTGGGCTACAACGCCATCATCCGCAGCTTCGTGCACGAGGACGATGTGCTGGCCAACCCCCATAGCGCGCCCTGGCGTCGCCGGCTGGCGGAGAAAGTCGCCGCCAGCATGGAAAACCTGATGACCTGGAAGGTCGGCTGAACCGCCGGCCCGCCCCTGGATAGAAAGCCCCCACTGGAGCCCCGTATGAAACTGACCCACCTGAAAGACACCCTGCACGCTCAACTCGGTGAGGCCAACCCGGTCGCCGTGCCCCTGGGCGAGCCGATTTCCGAGACCCGCGTGGAGTCCATTGAGCGTCCGGACGGCGTGGAAACCGGCATCTGGGAATGCACCCCCGGCCGCTGGCGCCGCCAGATCGTCGAGCAGGAGTTCTGCCACTTCATCTCCGGCCGCGGCACCTTCACCCCGGACGGCGGCGAGCCGATTGCCTTCCAGGCCGGCGACGCCTTCCTGCTGCCGCAGAACAGCCTGGGTATCTGGGACATCCAGGAAACCACGCGCAAGACCTATGTGATCATCGAGCGCGATTGATCAGCCTGTTGGTGCAATGGGAGGGTCCGGCGCGCGGGCATGTCCCTCTCCCTAACCCTCTCCCTGAAGGGAGAGGGGACTAATAAGCTTCAAGCGAAACCCCGGACGGGCCGGCAACTCCGAGCGGCCCCTCTCCCTGAAGGGAGAGGGGACTAATAGGCTTCAAGCAAAACCCCGAACGGGCCGGCAACTCCGAGCGGCCCCCTCGCCCTGAAGGGAGAGGGACTAATAAGCTTCAAGCAAAAACCCGAACGGGCCGCCAACTCCGAGCGGCCCCCTCGCCCTGAAGGGAGAGGGACTAATAAGCTTCAAGCAAAACCTCGAACGGGCCGGCAACTCCGAGCGGCCCCCTCTCCCTTCAGGGAGAGGGCTGGGGAGAGGGCACTATCCGGCGCACCCCAAGCTCGTCAGAACTCCCCGTGCCGCCCTTCCCCGCCGGTAAACCGCTTCGCTCCGTCCACCGTTTCGCCGCTTTCGATCACCGCCATCCCGCCCTGGAATTCGTTGGCCAGCGCAACATCGAACGACAACTCCCACTGCGCGAACGCGCTTGCCCGGTCCGCCAGCATGCAGCGCTGGGGAAACTCGGCGATCTCCCGTGCCAACTCCTCTGCCGCCTCCAATGCCGTTCCGCTGGGCACCACGCGATTGGCCAGGCCCATGGCGAACGCTTCCTGGGCACCGACCGGGCGCCCGGTGAGGATCAGGTCCAGTGCCCGGCCCTGGCCGACAATGCGCGGCAGCCGCACGGTGCCGCCGTCGATCAGCGGCACGCCGAAGCGCCGGCAGAACACCCCGCACACCGCGTCCTCGGCCATCACCCGCAGGTCCGCCAGCAGCGCCAGCTCCAATCCCCCGGCCACGGCATAACCTTCGATGGCGGCGATCAGCGGTTTGGACAGTTGCATGCGGCTCGGCCCCATCGGCCCGTCGCCTTCCATTTCCAGGCGATTGCGCCGCTCGCCCCCTTCGGCCACCGCCGCCAGGTCCGCCCCTGCGCAGAAGGTGCCGCCCGCCCCCGTCAGGACGGCAACGCGTGCCTCCTCATCCTGCTCGAATTCGCGCAGGGCATCGGCCAGCGCCTGGGCGGTCGGCTGGTCCACGGCGTTGCGCACCGCAGGGCGGGCGATGACCAGGGTGGTCACCGGGCCGTTCTTCTGGATTATCACGCTCATGGCGAACTCCTCAGGCACCGAAGCAGAAAAGCAAAGGGCCGGCATTGAGCCGGCCCTTTCACCTTACTGCGTCCGCCTCCGAGGAACAGCCCCGCTGGCCATTCCGTCGGTCAGGCTGACCGGATCAGCTGACGTATTTCTGCAGGTTCGCCATCATCTCGCGCAGCGCTTCGACGTTGTCCTTGGGATGCGCGGCATTCTCGAAGTCGCAGATCTGCGCGAAGTTGGCCGCCACGTCCTCGACGCTGAAGCCTTTGCGCGGGTCGAAGCCCACGCCCAGGCTGCGCTCCCAGCGCACCTTGCCGATCCAGCCGCCGCCCACTTCGAACAGGCCGGAGGTTTCCTGGCAGGCTTCGCTGCCCAGGTACACCACCAGCGGGCTGACCAGCTCGGGCTTGAGCTGCTCGAATACCTGAGGCGGGATCAGGCCTTCGGTCATGCGGGTGCCGCCGGTGGGGGCGATGGCGTTGACGAAGATGTTGTTCTTGCGACCTTCGATGGCCAGGTTGCGGGTCAGGCCGTAGAGGCCCAGCTTGGCCATGCCGTAGTTGCTCTGGCCGAAGTTGCCGTAGATGCCGGAGGTGGACGAGGTGAAGATCACCCGGCCATAGCCCTGCTCGCGCATGAACGGCCAGGCAGCGCGGGTCACCTTGTAGGAGCCTTCGACATGGACCTTGTAGACCAGGTCCCAGTCGGCGTCTTCCATCTTGTGGAAGGTCTTGTCGCGCAGGATGCCGGCGTTGTTCACCACGACGTCGATACGGCCGAACTCTTCCACGGCCTGGCGGACGATCTTCTCGCCGTCGGTGACGGAATCATGGTTGGCGATGGCGGTGCCGCCAGCTTCGCGGATTTCAGCGACCACGCGGTCGGCGGCGGAAGCGTTGGCGCCCTCACCGTGGGTGCTGCCGCCCAGGTCGTTCACCACTACCTTGGCGCCGTGCTTGGCGAACAGCAGGGCGTGGGCGCGGCCAATACCGCCGCCGGCTCCGGTAACGATCACGACTTTTCCGTCGAAACGCAGGGCATCACTCATGATTGGGGCTCCAGGCAGGATGGTTTTTCCCGGAGTGTCCGGCAGTCACGATCCGGTCACAACCAAGACGACCGTGGCTGAATGGTGCCCGATAAGGCCAGGGGATGATCCGTCAGCGCATCGGCAGGTTGAGATTCCCACGCGGGCCGAGCTTGAAAAGCCACCAGTCGTATTCGCTCCAGAACATCACCAGCCCGATTGCCGCCAGCAGTGACAATGCACCCGCGACGGCCGGGGCCCAGTGTTGCATTACCCAGGCGAAATAACACCCGGCAGCGCAACCACCCAGCAGCAGGAGCAGCAGCGGCACGGCGAGCCAGGCGAAATCCCGGCGCATGTGGAGCAATACCCGATAGTGCAGCGAGCCTTGCGGCTGGCGGACGGGAATGACGGCTCTGAGTGGCATGGCGGCGCCTCCTGCGGAAAACCGGGGAAGCTAAAGCCGCCATGCCGCCGTGCGCTATCAGTCGGTTCTGAATCCTTTCGCCGACTGATCCGAATCTACTCCGTCCGCTTCTGGCGAAAGGCGAGGTAGTTGGCCAGCACCGGCTCCGGCGCCTCGACCTGCGGGTAGTGGCCGATGCCGTCGAGCATCACGGTATCGGGCCGTGGGATCAGCTCTCGGTAGCGCTCCACCATGTGCGCGCCGGAGATCGGGTCTTCCGGGCCATCGATCAGCCGTAGCGGCACCGCCGTGCGCTGCATCGCGCCAACCCAGCGCTCGCGGTGCTGGCGACGGTCGAGGATGTAGTGGATCAGCCGGTGCATGACCTTTTGCCCGTCGTTGTGGCGGATCAGCTCCCAGAAGTTGTCCAGCTCGGCCTCGCTCGCTTGTGTCGCCGGGCCGAACACCTTGGCGAAGTTCTGTGCCAGGCGCTTCCGGTCGAACAGCTTGCCGAAGAAACCGCCCAGCGGGCTGAGCAGCAACTTCTGCGAAAGCACCGCGCGATGGGTTTCGGGGAACAGGCCGCCATTGAGGAACACGCAGGACAGCATGGCGAAGCCGCCCTCCTCATGCCTCGCCAGCAACTCCTGGCCGACGCTGTTGCCGTAGTCGTGCACCAGCAGATGCACCGGTTCGCGCACGCCCAGGTGTTCCAGCAGCGCCTGCTGCAGGTCGGCCTGTTCGAGGATGCGATAGTCATGCTGCTGCGGCTTGGCGGAATCGCCGAAACCGAGCATGTCGCAGGCGATCACGCGATAACGCTCGGCCAGCGGCTGCCAGAGGTAGTGCCAGTCCCAGGAGGCGGTGGGGAAACCGTGGATCAGCAGGAGTGGCGCGCCGTTGCCGGCGCTCCAGTAGCGGATGGTGTGTCCACGGAAGGTGAAGTCACGGCCCTGCGCGCGCCAGTCGCGCAGGGCGATGCCGGCCAGCGCCATCAGTCGCGATAGCCGGGGTTCTGCAGGTCCAGTTTGCGCAGCAGCGCCGGCCACGCCAGCGCGCCGCCCATGCCCTGCTTGCTCTTGGTGACGGCCGCGGCCATGGCGCGGGCGCCATCGAGGATCTGCTGCGGGATCATGATCAGCTCGGCGCCGCCGCCCTGGGCCAGCACCTGGATTTCGCAGGCGCGCTGCAGGGTGAACATCATCAGGAAGGTATCGGCGATGGTCGCGGAGCAGGTCAGCAGGCCATGGTTGGGCAGGATCATGAAGTTGGCTTCGCCCAGGTCCGCCTGCAGGCGCGCCTTCTCGTCATGGTTCAGCGCCACGCCCTCGTAGCCGTGGTAGGCCAGGCTGGAAAGCACGAACAGCGACTGCTGGGAGATCGGCAGCAGGCCCTGCTTCTGCGCGGACACGGCGATACCGGCAGCGGTGTGGGTGTGCAGGACGCAGGCGACGTCGTGGCGGACATCATGGATGGCGCTGTGGATGGTGTAGCCGGCCGGATTGATGTCGTACGGGCTGTCCATCAGCTTCTTGCCCGTGGCATCCACTTTCACCAGGCTCGACGCGGTGATCTCATGGAACATCATGCCGTAGGGGTTGATCAGGAAGTCCTCGGTGCCGGGGACCTTGGCGGAGATGTGGGTGAAGATCAGATCGTCCCAACCCTGCAGGGCGATCAGGCGGTAACAGGCGGCCAGGTCGACGCGGGTCTGCCATTCGGCGGCGGAGACCTGGTCCTTGACGTTCACGGTGGGCAGCGGATGAGCGGCGTGCATGGTCGGTAGCCTCTTCGTTGTTGTTGTTCGATGGCGCAGTCTAGTCAGGGTGACGAGCGAGCGACTGTCACGGAACTGACAGTTGCCTGTGGCAGCGTCTGGCGAATGTCTTCCCATAAGCCCGGTCGTGGGGCCGGCTTGCGCGAGCGTCAAGCGCGCCTATAGTGGGGCGAGGTAGCCCAGATGGCCCGGCGGAGCCCGGCGCAGGGGCAAACCCTCCGCAACAGCAGTGTTTGAGCAGTGCGACAGGCAGATCGCACGCTCGGGCTGGCGGAAGCGTGTCCAATCCTCTTTGCCTGCCGGCGACTCTGCAGGGCGTCCGAAGCCCCTTAGAAACATTTCGCAATATCTTTCGCAGTACCCGGGAGTCGGGGGGAGACTCCATGCCGGTCAACGAGGCTATCGCTGTGAAAAAGACCGCCATCATGCAGCCGTACTTCTTTCCTTATCTGGGCTACTTCAGCCTGATCAAGCACACCGACCTGTTCGTCCTGTTCGATACCGTGCAGTACATCCATCACGGCTGGATCGAGCGCAACCGCATCCTCAAGCAGCAGGACGGCTGGCTGTACATCCGCGTACCGCGGGTGAAGCACCACCGCGAAACGCTGATCAAGGACGTACGCGTGGATAACAGCCAGGACTGGCGCCGCAGCCTGTTCTCGCAGCTGGACGTCTACCGCAAGGTGGCGCCCTACTACCGCGACGTACGGGAAATGATCGCCGCATCGCTGGACCATCCATTCGAAGATATCGTCTCGCTGAACAAGTCCACCCTGGAAGCGACCTGCGCCTACCTGGGATTCCCCCGGAAGATGCCGGTGCTATCCCGCATGGCGCTGGAGATGGAGCACCCGCGGGCCCCGGACGAATGGGCACTGAATATCTGCAAGGCGCTGGGGGGCGTGGAGGAATACTGGAATCCGCCGGGAGGGCAGAGCTTCTTCGACCGCAGCAAGTACGACGCGGCCGGGCTGACCCTGCGCTTCCAGGAACCGAAACTGGTGCCTTATGAGCAGAAACGCCCGGCCTTCGAGGCGGGCTTGTCGATCATCGACGTGATGATGTTCAACTCCCCCGCCGACGTCTCGCGCATGCTCGACGCCTACGAGCTGAGCTAGCCCGAACCGTCAGAGGCACCAGACCAGGACCGGCGCCAGCAGCAGGTTGAACAGTCCGGTCAGGACCATCAGCAGGCCCGCCGCCGAGCCTTCTTCACCGCCGAACTCATAAGCCCGGCTGGTGCCCGCACCGTGGGCGCCGACGCCCAGCAACGCGCCACGAGCCAGGGCGGAGCGCAGGCGCAGCATCTTCATCAGAACACCGCCGATCAGCGCCCCGAATACCCCGGTGATCATCACGAAGGCCGCAGTCAGCGCCGGCACGCCGCCCAGGTCGTGGGACATTTCCATGGCGAACGGCGTGGTGATCGAACGCGGAATCAGCGACAGGGTCACCTGGCCGTCCAGCGCCAGCGCGTGGGCCAGCGCCCAGGAGCTGCCGATGGCCATGGTCGAGCCGGCGAGCATGCCGGTCAGCAGTGCCGGCCAATGGCGGGCGAGCAAGGCGCGCTGTTGCCAGATGGGAATGGCGAAGGCCACGGTGGCCGGGCCGAGCAGCGCCACCAGCCAACTGGTGTCACGGGCGTAATCGGCGTAGCGGGCCTGCAGCGGGATCGCCAGGGCGAACAGCAGCACCGGCACGAAGACGATGGGCGACAGCCAGTACTGCTGGAAGCGGCGGTAGAGGGTACGGCTGAGCAGGTAACCGCCCAGGGTCACGGCCAACCAGAACAGGGCTTGCTTATCGAGGCTCATGGCGCGAACTCCTGTTGCACATCCATTCCACCGCCAGGGCGGTGGAGAGCATCACCATCACGGTGCTGGCGGTGATCACCAGCAGAATCTTCCAGCCCTCGCTGCGCAGCAGCGGGCCATAGTCCAGCAGGCTCATCAGCGCGGGGATGAAGAACAGCAGCATCTCCGCCAGCAGCAGGCCGGCACCGCCCTGCAACAGGGCCGGACGGATCGCCCCGCAGGCGAACAGCACCAGCAGCAGCGCCAGCCCGATCACCCCGCCCGGCAGCGGCAGGCCGGTAAGCGTGGCGATCCAGCCGCCGAGCCACCAGAAGGCGACCAGGACAGCGAGTTCGAAAATGAGGCGGGCGGCGCGGCGGAACATGGCGGCGATCTCGATGCGTTGAGCGGCTGAAGAAATCGGTTGGGAATGGCGCAAAGCCTACGCCCGCGCCTATCATCCCCAAAGCGAATAGATCGAATCGGAGCCATTCCAGAATGGAATTCAAGCAGCTGCGCACCTTCGCCGAAGTCGTGCGCCACGGTAGTTTCACCCAGGCGGCGGTACACCTGAACGCCAGCCAGTCGGCGGTGAGCAAGCAGGTTGCCCAGCTGGAACAGAGCCTGCGCGTGCAACTGCTGGAGCGCAGCGGCCCGCACATCCGCCTGACCGCCGCCGGTGAAGTGGTGTTGCGTCGCGCCGAGGACATGCTGCGCCTGCGCCGCGAACTGCATACCGAACTGGACGACCTCACCCACCTGCACCGCGGCGAGCTGCGCCTGGGCCTGCCGCTGCTGGGCGCCGACGCGTTGTTCGCCGGGCGCTTCGCCGAGTATCGGCGGCGCTACCCGAACATCGACGTGCACCTGATCGAGGGTGGCAGCAAGACCATGGAAGAAATGGTCTACAGCGGCGAACTGGAGCTGGGCGGCGGTCTCACCCCGGACGACCCCGGCTTCGACTGGCAGCCCTTCTGCAACGAGCCGCTGGATGTGCTGTTGCCCGCCGATCATCCGCTGGCAGCGCGGGAAAGCCTGGAACTGGTGGAGCTGTCCGAGACGCCCTTCCTGCTCTACCAGCAGAGCTTCACCCTCAATGACCGCCTGCTGCGTGCCTGCCGCGAGGCCGGCTTCGAGCCGAAGGAAGGCGGCCGCAGCGGCCAGGCAGACTTCCTCGGCGCGCTGGTCGCCGCCGGCCAGGGCGCAGTGCTGCTGCCCCGCGTGGTGGCGAAGGACCTGGAGCGGCCGGGACTGGTGCGGGTGCTGTTAAGCCAGCCGGATCTGCGCTGGGATATCAGCTTCATCTGGCGGCGCGATGCCTATCTGTCGAATGCAGCGAAGGCGTGGTTGGCACTGATGATCGAGATGCCGTTGCATCCGCAGTGAAGCGGGTTCAGAGCAGCTCGGGGAAGTCCGCGG includes these proteins:
- a CDS encoding nuclear transport factor 2 family protein, yielding MHAINQRPTDSHLTEQTREVVLRYHECWKHRDLDAVLALYHSQVQYNDFFQNRTLRHADLRDYVQGTMPSRPEEFLDHIDRIRVDGDTAFIQYRIAVTLSGRLATFHSSEAITVRDGLIWRINEYASVVREGSESRAQSVDPRPATSRLGLSPRQLSQLASDLEDYFSKSQPYLAPDLDLTQVATATGYTRNQISYLLNQVMGLSFYQYVNQTRLKHLIDQLRPPLPSRIDELAFSAGFNSLSAFYRCFRQQTGQSPREYLKRLREEQENA
- a CDS encoding FAD-binding oxidoreductase — its product is MSAWRHISLWMNQLDDDLVPRPSLQGTLDVDVAIAGAGYTGLWTAYYLKLRAPQLKIAIVEAETAGFGASGRNGGWLMGNMLGEDRLLAGLSPEQRRASYDLLHDIPDEVARVLEREGIDCDYRKAGVLYTAARYPEQETRLREYLAHLHAEGLTEDDYRWLSKSELDEQLRIPSSLGAIHTPHCATIDPAKLVRGLARAVERQGTPIFEKSRVTHWAPGLLRTDQGELKAQWIVPAIEGYAADLPPLGNYQLPVQSLLVATEPLPESVWAEIGLDKGQAFSEFSRQVTYGQRTPDNRLAFGARGGYRFGGKLRTDFSLTNDEVELRRYLFSELFPQLKDVRITHTWGGNLGMSRRFHPHMLIDRRNGIALAGGYGGEGVGATNLGGRTLADLILGQDTPLTRQPWVINDRSVQQGLRGWEPEPCRWLGYNAIIRSFVHEDDVLANPHSAPWRRRLAEKVAASMENLMTWKVG
- a CDS encoding cupin domain-containing protein, coding for MKLTHLKDTLHAQLGEANPVAVPLGEPISETRVESIERPDGVETGIWECTPGRWRRQIVEQEFCHFISGRGTFTPDGGEPIAFQAGDAFLLPQNSLGIWDIQETTRKTYVIIERD
- a CDS encoding crotonase/enoyl-CoA hydratase family protein; translated protein: MSVIIQKNGPVTTLVIARPAVRNAVDQPTAQALADALREFEQDEEARVAVLTGAGGTFCAGADLAAVAEGGERRNRLEMEGDGPMGPSRMQLSKPLIAAIEGYAVAGGLELALLADLRVMAEDAVCGVFCRRFGVPLIDGGTVRLPRIVGQGRALDLILTGRPVGAQEAFAMGLANRVVPSGTALEAAEELAREIAEFPQRCMLADRASAFAQWELSFDVALANEFQGGMAVIESGETVDGAKRFTGGEGRHGEF
- a CDS encoding SDR family oxidoreductase; amino-acid sequence: MSDALRFDGKVVIVTGAGGGIGRAHALLFAKHGAKVVVNDLGGSTHGEGANASAADRVVAEIREAGGTAIANHDSVTDGEKIVRQAVEEFGRIDVVVNNAGILRDKTFHKMEDADWDLVYKVHVEGSYKVTRAAWPFMREQGYGRVIFTSSTSGIYGNFGQSNYGMAKLGLYGLTRNLAIEGRKNNIFVNAIAPTGGTRMTEGLIPPQVFEQLKPELVSPLVVYLGSEACQETSGLFEVGGGWIGKVRWERSLGVGFDPRKGFSVEDVAANFAQICDFENAAHPKDNVEALREMMANLQKYVS
- a CDS encoding alpha/beta hydrolase, which produces MALAGIALRDWRAQGRDFTFRGHTIRYWSAGNGAPLLLIHGFPTASWDWHYLWQPLAERYRVIACDMLGFGDSAKPQQHDYRILEQADLQQALLEHLGVREPVHLLVHDYGNSVGQELLARHEEGGFAMLSCVFLNGGLFPETHRAVLSQKLLLSPLGGFFGKLFDRKRLAQNFAKVFGPATQASEAELDNFWELIRHNDGQKVMHRLIHYILDRRQHRERWVGAMQRTAVPLRLIDGPEDPISGAHMVERYRELIPRPDTVMLDGIGHYPQVEAPEPVLANYLAFRQKRTE
- a CDS encoding class II aldolase/adducin family protein encodes the protein MHAAHPLPTVNVKDQVSAAEWQTRVDLAACYRLIALQGWDDLIFTHISAKVPGTEDFLINPYGMMFHEITASSLVKVDATGKKLMDSPYDINPAGYTIHSAIHDVRHDVACVLHTHTAAGIAVSAQKQGLLPISQQSLFVLSSLAYHGYEGVALNHDEKARLQADLGEANFMILPNHGLLTCSATIADTFLMMFTLQRACEIQVLAQGGGAELIMIPQQILDGARAMAAAVTKSKQGMGGALAWPALLRKLDLQNPGYRD
- a CDS encoding WbqC family protein is translated as MPVNEAIAVKKTAIMQPYFFPYLGYFSLIKHTDLFVLFDTVQYIHHGWIERNRILKQQDGWLYIRVPRVKHHRETLIKDVRVDNSQDWRRSLFSQLDVYRKVAPYYRDVREMIAASLDHPFEDIVSLNKSTLEATCAYLGFPRKMPVLSRMALEMEHPRAPDEWALNICKALGGVEEYWNPPGGQSFFDRSKYDAAGLTLRFQEPKLVPYEQKRPAFEAGLSIIDVMMFNSPADVSRMLDAYELS
- a CDS encoding LrgB family protein, with product MSLDKQALFWLAVTLGGYLLSRTLYRRFQQYWLSPIVFVPVLLFALAIPLQARYADYARDTSWLVALLGPATVAFAIPIWQQRALLARHWPALLTGMLAGSTMAIGSSWALAHALALDGQVTLSLIPRSITTPFAMEMSHDLGGVPALTAAFVMITGVFGALIGGVLMKMLRLRSALARGALLGVGAHGAGTSRAYEFGGEEGSAAGLLMVLTGLFNLLLAPVLVWCL
- a CDS encoding CidA/LrgA family protein — its product is MFRRAARLIFELAVLVAFWWLGGWIATLTGLPLPGGVIGLALLLVLFACGAIRPALLQGGAGLLLAEMLLFFIPALMSLLDYGPLLRSEGWKILLVITASTVMVMLSTALAVEWMCNRSSRHEPR
- a CDS encoding LysR family transcriptional regulator: MEFKQLRTFAEVVRHGSFTQAAVHLNASQSAVSKQVAQLEQSLRVQLLERSGPHIRLTAAGEVVLRRAEDMLRLRRELHTELDDLTHLHRGELRLGLPLLGADALFAGRFAEYRRRYPNIDVHLIEGGSKTMEEMVYSGELELGGGLTPDDPGFDWQPFCNEPLDVLLPADHPLAARESLELVELSETPFLLYQQSFTLNDRLLRACREAGFEPKEGGRSGQADFLGALVAAGQGAVLLPRVVAKDLERPGLVRVLLSQPDLRWDISFIWRRDAYLSNAAKAWLALMIEMPLHPQ